The following are encoded together in the Rana temporaria chromosome 12, aRanTem1.1, whole genome shotgun sequence genome:
- the LOC120918251 gene encoding sperm acrosome-associated protein 5-like isoform X3 yields MALQKIIVFSLLIGAVSTETLDRCTFIKELEKVPGLIGSKDYTAGDYVCLAHYISGYETSLHNSPTAYGILQINSEWCDDSSNNWCGIQCKALLDRNINDDLWCLLRVVQGPGLEAWSVWREKCKGQDLSQYTDGCNR; encoded by the exons ATGGCTCTACAGAAGATCATCGTTTTCTCCCTGCTCATTGGGGCTGTCAGCACTGAGACTTTAGATCGTTGTACTTTTATTAAAGAGCTAGAGAAAGTTCCAGGTCTAATTGGCAGTAAGGACTATACAGCGGGGGACT ATGTTTGCTTGGCACATTACATTAGTGGCTATGAGACATCCTTACACAACAGTCCCACGGCATATGGCATACTGCAGATAAACTCTGAATGGTGTGATGATAGCAGCAATAATTGGTGTGGAATTCAATGCAAAG CCCTACTGGATCGTAATATCAATGATGATTTATGGTGCCTTTTGAGAGTTGTGCAGGGTCCTGGATTGGAGGCTTG gtCTGTTTGGAGAGAAAAATGCAAAGGGCAGGATTTAAGTCAATATACCGATGGCTGCAACAGATAA